A window of the Bacillus sp. A301a_S52 genome harbors these coding sequences:
- the trpD gene encoding anthranilate phosphoribosyltransferase → MSRVLERVMAIEPLTEDEAKQLVIAMMEGQLNTAEMAGILSVLHYRGETVDELVGFAKGMQEKGKKISLPYDVLDTCGTGGDGKGTFNISTAVAILLSSLGVKVAKHGNRSVSSTTGSADVLNVLGVPFQETEEEVSRMLQKHHLAFLFAPIYHSAMKNVAPVRKQLGMKTIFNLLGPLTNPADAPCRIIGVYDHVVAKKMAYASQRLGINRALFVCGEDGLDELTIEGKSYIIEVRDDHIDEFIITPEDVGLKTEAIDKALVASPAESATLIKKVFAKKGAQAAENLLLLNAGAGLYVQGRTATIKDGVKEAKEALGAHVLSHLAALQSEKEEVTTS, encoded by the coding sequence ATGAGTAGAGTACTAGAAAGAGTAATGGCAATCGAACCACTAACAGAGGATGAGGCGAAGCAACTCGTTATAGCCATGATGGAAGGTCAATTAAATACTGCAGAAATGGCAGGTATACTTTCCGTGTTGCATTATCGTGGAGAAACGGTCGATGAGTTGGTGGGGTTTGCAAAGGGTATGCAAGAAAAAGGAAAAAAAATTAGCTTGCCTTATGATGTGTTAGATACGTGTGGGACCGGGGGAGACGGTAAGGGAACCTTTAATATTTCAACGGCAGTGGCTATATTGTTAAGCTCTTTAGGTGTAAAAGTAGCGAAACATGGTAACAGAAGTGTCTCATCCACTACAGGCAGTGCAGATGTTCTAAATGTATTAGGGGTTCCTTTTCAAGAAACTGAAGAAGAAGTGTCTCGTATGCTCCAAAAGCACCACCTTGCTTTCTTATTCGCCCCTATCTATCATTCTGCCATGAAAAACGTCGCACCCGTGCGAAAACAACTAGGAATGAAAACAATTTTTAACTTATTAGGCCCTTTGACTAACCCGGCAGATGCACCTTGTCGAATTATTGGTGTCTACGATCACGTGGTCGCAAAGAAAATGGCTTATGCATCACAGCGCTTAGGTATAAATCGTGCGTTGTTTGTGTGTGGCGAAGATGGGTTAGATGAACTTACGATCGAAGGTAAAAGTTATATTATTGAAGTGAGAGATGATCACATAGATGAATTTATCATAACACCTGAGGATGTAGGGTTAAAGACGGAGGCGATTGATAAAGCATTAGTCGCATCACCAGCTGAAAGTGCCACCCTTATCAAAAAAGTTTTTGCTAAAAAAGGAGCGCAAGCCGCTGAAAACTTATTATTACTAAATGCAGGAGCGGGCCTATATGTCCAAGGAAGAACAGCAACGATCAAGGATGGTGTGAAAGAAGCTAAGGAAGCGCTCGGAGCCCACGTATTAAGCCACTTAGCTGCGTTACAAAGTGAGAAGGAAGAGGTGACCACATCATGA
- a CDS encoding 3-dehydroquinate synthase, whose product MQSPTLTIESKSHRYPVYIDQDIRFHTFNLINAQLSKPASSYMIVADKTVADYYLTDVLSSFPESLKPFVSLIPSGESSKSFDMYHQLLTEALENGLDRQSVIIALGGGVTGDLAGFTAATYMRGIQYVQMPTTLLAHDSSVGGKTGINHTHGKNLIGAFHPPAAVIYDSEMLRTLPIQEWRSGFAEVIKHGFISEPELLDWLEKNITDLSHIPSEKINELLERSIRIKARIVEEDEKEQGVRAYLNFGHTLGHSIEAEVGYGHMTHGEAVAIGMSFALKLSERLFGSKLFYDRILDYMKTLGYTLQIPSVCDYDQLIVRMRRDKKSSHNDINYVLLRSIGQPQLVKVSEEDIMMLLEEEGNLR is encoded by the coding sequence ATGCAGTCCCCGACTTTAACTATAGAAAGTAAATCACATAGGTACCCTGTATATATTGACCAGGATATCAGGTTTCATACATTTAATCTTATAAATGCTCAACTATCTAAACCTGCAAGTTCCTATATGATTGTTGCTGACAAAACGGTTGCAGACTATTATTTAACAGATGTGTTATCATCTTTTCCTGAAAGTCTGAAACCATTTGTGTCTTTAATCCCAAGTGGTGAGTCATCTAAATCATTTGATATGTATCATCAGCTTTTAACAGAAGCTTTGGAAAATGGATTAGATCGGCAGTCTGTTATTATAGCTCTTGGTGGAGGGGTAACAGGAGATTTAGCTGGGTTTACAGCGGCTACGTACATGCGAGGCATTCAATACGTGCAAATGCCTACAACCTTGTTAGCTCATGATAGTAGTGTTGGTGGTAAAACAGGCATTAATCATACACACGGGAAAAATTTAATTGGTGCTTTTCATCCACCGGCTGCTGTAATTTATGATTCAGAGATGTTACGTACTCTTCCAATCCAAGAATGGCGGTCAGGGTTTGCAGAAGTCATTAAGCACGGCTTTATTTCTGAACCTGAACTGTTGGATTGGCTGGAAAAAAATATTACTGACTTGTCACATATACCATCAGAGAAAATAAATGAGCTACTCGAGCGGTCAATTCGTATTAAAGCTCGTATTGTGGAAGAGGATGAAAAGGAGCAAGGAGTTAGGGCTTACTTGAATTTTGGGCATACATTAGGTCATAGCATTGAAGCAGAGGTTGGTTACGGCCACATGACTCATGGAGAAGCGGTTGCTATTGGTATGTCCTTTGCCTTGAAATTGAGTGAGCGTCTGTTCGGTTCAAAGCTCTTCTATGACAGAATATTGGATTATATGAAAACACTAGGGTACACACTTCAAATACCAAGTGTGTGTGATTATGATCAATTGATTGTTCGAATGAGGCGTGACAAAAAATCGTCTCACAATGACATAAATTATGTCCTTCTGCGTTCAATTGGTCAACCGCAGCTCGTTAAAGTCAGCGAAGAAGACATAATGATGCTCCTTGAAGAGGAGGGGAATTTAAGATGA
- a CDS encoding histidinol-phosphate transaminase, with protein sequence MNVKSSMVGLLPYQPGKPIEEVKRELGLEEVVKLASNENPYGCSPHVKEAMTHAFETIAIYPDGYARLLRKKVAEHLNVEEEQLIFGNGSDEVILILCRAYLESGDNIVTASPTFPQYRHNAVIEGAEVKEVPLQNGVHDLDAMLDAIDENTKIVFVCNPNNPTGTYVDEQAFKAFIEKVPKDVLVISDEAYYEYVTQEDYPDTLPMLSSYLNLIILRTFSKAYGLASLRVGYGVASKEIVKAVDPGREPFNTNSMAQAAAIAALDDPSFIKMCREKNTQEMNKYEDFCQKNQLDYFPSQTNFILIDFQRSGSEIFDFLLKNGFITRNGEALGYSTSVRITLGTPEQNDKIISELTKWLA encoded by the coding sequence ATGAATGTAAAATCGTCAATGGTTGGTCTTTTACCGTATCAACCAGGAAAACCTATAGAAGAAGTTAAGCGAGAACTAGGTTTAGAAGAGGTTGTTAAGCTTGCTTCAAACGAAAATCCGTATGGATGCTCACCTCATGTAAAAGAGGCGATGACACATGCGTTTGAAACGATTGCTATATACCCAGATGGATATGCCCGCTTGTTGCGTAAAAAAGTAGCTGAACATCTTAATGTTGAGGAAGAACAGCTCATTTTTGGAAATGGTTCGGACGAGGTTATCTTAATATTATGCCGGGCTTACCTAGAATCAGGAGATAATATTGTGACAGCATCACCCACTTTTCCTCAATATCGGCACAATGCTGTGATTGAAGGAGCAGAAGTAAAAGAAGTGCCCCTTCAAAACGGGGTTCACGACTTGGATGCTATGCTTGATGCAATTGATGAGAACACTAAAATAGTCTTTGTCTGTAACCCTAACAATCCTACAGGAACATATGTAGATGAGCAGGCGTTTAAAGCGTTCATTGAAAAAGTGCCTAAAGATGTGCTTGTTATTAGTGATGAGGCTTACTATGAATATGTCACACAAGAAGACTATCCAGATACCTTGCCTATGTTAAGTTCTTATCTAAATTTAATTATTTTACGAACCTTTTCGAAGGCTTACGGCCTCGCTTCTTTAAGAGTAGGCTACGGTGTAGCCTCGAAAGAAATTGTAAAAGCTGTTGACCCGGGACGAGAGCCTTTCAACACGAATTCAATGGCTCAAGCAGCCGCCATAGCTGCACTTGATGATCCTTCTTTCATTAAAATGTGTCGTGAAAAAAATACACAGGAAATGAATAAGTACGAAGATTTTTGCCAGAAAAATCAGTTGGACTACTTTCCGTCACAAACGAACTTTATACTAATTGACTTTCAACGATCTGGTAGTGAGATATTTGATTTCTTACTAAAAAATGGTTTTATTACACGTAATGGGGAAGCACTAGGTTATTCAACATCTGTTAGGATTACGCTTGGAACGCCTGAACAGAATGATAAGATAATTTCTGAATTAACGAAGTGGCTCGCTTAG
- a CDS encoding tryptophan synthase subunit alpha yields the protein MNRLTADTFQNSNQKFVPYIMSCDPTYEASIEIALALQEAGVDAIEWGVPFSDPLADGPVIQEAGERARASGGSLSKAVEGIKEARRRGLTLPVVLFTYVNPVLSIGNDRLVDQMKDADIDGLIIPDLPFEESRDLRELCGSADISLISLIAPSSKHRMKKICELGDGFLYFVTSLGVTGTREHFSDELENTLQEVTSYSNVPVLAGFGISTRDHVRFFQTVADGVIVGSALVRFIAEREKQLMSPIKKENALIEIKQFVQQLIS from the coding sequence ATGAACCGGTTAACTGCTGATACATTTCAAAATAGCAATCAAAAGTTCGTACCATACATTATGAGTTGTGACCCAACCTATGAAGCATCCATTGAGATTGCACTAGCATTACAAGAAGCGGGAGTTGATGCTATTGAATGGGGCGTTCCTTTCAGTGACCCTTTAGCGGACGGTCCGGTAATTCAAGAAGCAGGTGAACGGGCACGTGCTTCTGGAGGGTCTTTATCGAAAGCTGTTGAAGGCATAAAAGAAGCGAGAAGAAGAGGCTTAACTCTTCCTGTAGTTTTATTTACGTATGTGAACCCTGTTTTGTCAATTGGCAACGACAGGCTTGTAGATCAGATGAAGGACGCTGATATTGACGGCTTAATTATACCTGATTTACCTTTTGAAGAGAGTCGTGATTTGCGTGAATTATGTGGATCAGCAGACATCTCCTTAATCTCTCTCATTGCCCCTAGTTCTAAACACCGCATGAAAAAGATTTGTGAGCTTGGTGATGGGTTCTTATACTTCGTCACGTCCCTTGGTGTCACTGGTACCCGTGAACATTTCTCGGACGAACTAGAAAACACATTGCAGGAAGTCACATCTTATAGTAATGTACCAGTGCTAGCTGGTTTTGGCATTTCAACACGGGATCACGTGCGGTTCTTTCAAACAGTCGCTGATGGAGTGATAGTAGGAAGTGCTTTAGTGCGATTTATTGCTGAAAGAGAGAAACAGTTAATGTCGCCTATCAAAAAAGAAAATGCTTTGATTGAGATAAAACAATTTGTACAGCAGCTCATTTCATAA
- a CDS encoding anthranilate synthase component I, producing MLTITKEQFLTQAAKYNTVLMSAHILADTTTPIQLFHLFNNDAAFLLESKDPLSPWSNYSFIGINPIYYLYDKDGSFIFENKRRETILRGEHIQETWDSVLTYLNVAPNQQLELPFPGGAVGYMGFEAYGCYEPRLAASLDGKNPNVSFVFCQTILAYHHGKEELTVIHLQNTADLNGEEAFQTGAHEIEAILKAIAVDDSLPVSMVPMTDHVRDDLFANVSSNYTKETFMNHVQKVKEYIAAGDIFQAVLSQRFTLPVQTDGLSLYRVLRKINPSPYLYYIRLDGREIIGSSPERLVKVEKKGELEIHPIAGTRKRGNNQAEDEALAKDLLADEKERAEHLMLVDLARNDMGRVSEYGSVHVKEMMQVTHFSHVMHLISKVTGQLKKNTHPFEALFAAHPAGTVSGAPKVRAVEIIEELEQTRRGIYAGAIAYCGFNQAIDSCIAIRTIVLEDQVAHVQAGAGIVQDSIPENEYEETRNKARALIYAIKLAELRYEKEEEEENE from the coding sequence ATGTTAACCATTACGAAGGAGCAGTTTCTTACACAGGCTGCTAAATACAACACCGTATTAATGTCGGCCCATATTCTTGCTGATACAACAACTCCCATTCAATTATTCCACCTATTTAACAACGATGCAGCCTTTTTACTTGAAAGTAAAGACCCATTATCGCCATGGTCAAACTATTCGTTTATAGGGATAAATCCTATTTATTATTTATATGACAAAGACGGAAGCTTTATTTTTGAAAATAAAAGACGAGAGACGATATTGCGTGGGGAACACATCCAAGAAACATGGGATAGTGTATTAACCTATTTAAATGTCGCTCCGAATCAACAGCTAGAGCTGCCATTTCCAGGTGGGGCTGTTGGTTATATGGGATTCGAAGCATATGGTTGCTATGAACCAAGGTTGGCGGCTAGTTTGGATGGAAAGAATCCAAATGTGTCCTTTGTTTTCTGCCAAACCATTTTAGCGTATCACCATGGGAAAGAAGAATTAACGGTGATTCATTTACAAAATACAGCCGACTTAAATGGAGAGGAGGCTTTTCAAACTGGCGCTCATGAAATAGAAGCCATTTTGAAGGCTATTGCAGTTGATGACTCTCTTCCTGTTTCGATGGTGCCAATGACAGATCATGTAAGAGACGATTTATTTGCCAATGTTAGCTCCAATTACACCAAAGAAACTTTTATGAACCACGTACAGAAAGTGAAAGAGTATATTGCTGCCGGTGATATATTTCAAGCTGTTCTATCTCAACGCTTCACACTGCCTGTTCAGACGGATGGTCTCTCGTTATATCGAGTGTTAAGAAAAATTAACCCGTCACCTTATTTGTATTATATACGGCTTGACGGGAGAGAAATTATCGGCAGTTCACCTGAAAGACTTGTGAAGGTTGAAAAAAAAGGTGAATTGGAAATCCATCCTATCGCAGGAACACGAAAACGTGGAAATAATCAAGCGGAGGATGAAGCACTTGCAAAAGATTTACTCGCAGACGAAAAGGAACGAGCAGAGCATTTAATGCTTGTAGATTTAGCTAGAAATGATATGGGGAGGGTGAGTGAGTACGGGAGTGTTCATGTAAAAGAAATGATGCAAGTAACACATTTCTCACACGTTATGCATCTGATTTCAAAAGTGACGGGTCAATTAAAAAAGAATACTCATCCTTTTGAAGCTTTATTTGCGGCTCACCCTGCAGGCACAGTATCAGGAGCACCAAAAGTAAGAGCAGTTGAAATTATTGAAGAGTTAGAGCAGACGAGAAGAGGAATCTATGCTGGAGCGATTGCCTACTGCGGATTTAATCAAGCGATAGATTCTTGTATTGCTATTCGAACGATAGTCTTAGAAGATCAAGTGGCACATGTGCAAGCCGGAGCAGGGATCGTACAAGATTCAATTCCTGAAAATGAATATGAAGAAACGAGAAACAAAGCACGGGCATTAATTTATGCCATTAAATTAGCTGAGCTGAGGTACGAAAAAGAGGAGGAAGAGGAGAATGAGTAG
- the aroC gene encoding chorismate synthase: MRFLTAGESHGPELTAIIEGVPSQLPLTVEDINEHLARRQKGYGRGRRMQIEKDQVTITSGVRHGKTTGAPITLHIENKDWTHWTKIMGADPLSEEEEQEVKRKITRPRPGHADLNGAIKYRHRDMRNVLERSSARETTARVAVGAVAQTLLKAFNIHLCGHVLEIGDVVSQQPEFTTIEQLKEVTEASEVRCADNSAETKMKTAIDEAKENGDSIGGIVEVIAENVPVGLGSFVHYDRKLDAKIAQGVMSINAFKGVEIGLGFEAARMKGSMVHDEITHDENNGFSRKTNRLGGFEGGMTNGMPVVVRGAMKPIPTLYKPLQSVDIDSKEPFTASIERSDSCAVPAAAVVCEAAVAWELANSFLEKFGADTMSDIKKHYQDYLEEARTF, encoded by the coding sequence ATGCGATTCTTGACAGCAGGAGAATCTCACGGGCCTGAGTTGACAGCTATTATTGAAGGAGTTCCAAGTCAGTTGCCTTTGACGGTTGAAGATATTAATGAACATTTAGCAAGAAGACAAAAGGGGTATGGTCGTGGAAGACGAATGCAAATTGAAAAGGACCAGGTAACGATTACAAGTGGTGTGCGCCACGGGAAAACTACGGGAGCACCTATTACCTTGCATATTGAAAATAAAGACTGGACACATTGGACGAAAATTATGGGAGCTGATCCACTTTCAGAAGAAGAGGAACAAGAAGTTAAGCGTAAAATAACACGCCCTAGACCGGGTCATGCTGATTTAAATGGCGCGATTAAATATCGGCATCGTGATATGAGAAATGTTTTAGAACGCTCATCAGCAAGGGAAACGACGGCACGAGTTGCTGTAGGCGCTGTGGCACAAACATTGTTAAAAGCCTTCAACATTCACTTGTGTGGTCATGTTCTAGAAATTGGTGATGTGGTAAGTCAACAGCCGGAGTTTACAACGATTGAGCAATTAAAAGAAGTCACTGAAGCTTCTGAAGTTCGTTGTGCTGATAATTCAGCTGAAACTAAAATGAAAACAGCCATCGATGAAGCAAAAGAAAATGGTGATTCCATCGGGGGGATCGTTGAAGTAATAGCTGAAAATGTACCAGTTGGGCTTGGAAGTTTTGTTCATTATGATAGAAAGTTGGATGCTAAGATTGCTCAAGGTGTCATGAGTATTAATGCATTTAAAGGAGTAGAAATTGGTTTGGGTTTTGAAGCTGCACGAATGAAAGGTAGTATGGTGCATGATGAGATCACTCACGATGAGAACAACGGTTTTTCCCGTAAAACAAACCGACTTGGTGGTTTTGAAGGTGGTATGACAAATGGGATGCCTGTTGTTGTACGAGGAGCGATGAAACCAATTCCAACCCTTTATAAACCGCTACAAAGCGTAGATATTGACTCCAAGGAGCCTTTTACAGCAAGTATTGAGCGGTCAGACAGTTGCGCTGTTCCGGCAGCAGCTGTTGTCTGTGAAGCTGCAGTAGCTTGGGAATTAGCCAATTCATTTTTAGAAAAATTTGGTGCCGATACAATGTCAGACATTAAAAAACATTATCAAGACTATTTAGAGGAAGCGAGGACGTTTTAA
- the trpB gene encoding tryptophan synthase subunit beta, translated as MAPLLKFCGITSKTDFAKAVSSEADMIGVIFAKSKRQVIPQQVAEWKEAYPLSNRQQLSGVFVNETVSKILEIVKMAKVDVIQCHGNETPAEVAEIKKRSGLDIFKTIHHHDKAISEMREYEGIVDGFVVDTKTVDAWGGTGIQFDWESVPSYEQEAKKQGVPCLIAGGVTPGNVLKLLTYKPSGIDLSSGIETDGQKDEGKMDDMTKAVKKTYQAPDSFGRFGPFGGKYVPETLMYALEELEEAYLSVKEDTGFQQELIKELKEYSGRPTALTYAERLSDYYGGARIYLKREDLNHTGAHKINNALAQGLLAKKMGKSQIIAETGAGQHGVASATVAARFGLSCKVFMGAEDMRRQSLNVFRMRLLGAEVIEVTSGGKTLKDATNEAIRHWVANVDDTFYLIGSVVGPHPYPRMVRDFQSIIGEESKKQMYDRLGRLPDEVVACVGGGSNAMGMFYPFLNDDIALTGIEAAGKGIETDDHAATLTKGRKGVLHGSLSYLLQDENGNITEPYSISAGLDYPGIGPEHAHLRDIGRVHYEAATDKEAMAALEDLCRLEGILPAIESAHALAYVKKEAGKRPNNEIILVCLSGRGDKDVHTIQEVLGGNEG; from the coding sequence ATGGCACCGTTATTAAAATTTTGTGGTATCACGTCGAAAACAGATTTTGCTAAAGCTGTTTCGTCAGAAGCTGACATGATTGGTGTCATTTTTGCAAAAAGTAAACGGCAAGTTATACCACAGCAAGTCGCTGAGTGGAAAGAAGCCTATCCTCTTTCTAATAGACAACAACTTTCAGGTGTGTTTGTGAATGAAACCGTCTCGAAAATTTTGGAGATCGTGAAGATGGCAAAGGTTGATGTCATTCAATGTCATGGTAATGAAACACCAGCTGAAGTAGCAGAAATTAAGAAGCGAAGTGGTTTAGATATTTTCAAAACGATTCATCATCATGACAAAGCTATATCTGAGATGAGAGAATATGAGGGCATTGTAGATGGCTTTGTAGTGGATACAAAAACGGTTGATGCGTGGGGAGGAACAGGTATTCAATTTGATTGGGAATCCGTCCCATCTTATGAACAGGAAGCGAAAAAACAAGGTGTGCCGTGCTTAATCGCAGGTGGAGTCACCCCTGGTAATGTCCTGAAACTATTAACCTATAAGCCCTCAGGTATTGATCTTTCTTCAGGGATTGAAACAGATGGTCAAAAAGATGAAGGGAAGATGGATGACATGACTAAAGCTGTGAAAAAAACGTACCAAGCGCCAGATTCATTTGGCAGATTCGGTCCTTTCGGAGGTAAGTATGTTCCTGAGACATTAATGTACGCATTGGAAGAATTAGAAGAAGCTTATTTATCGGTTAAAGAAGATACTGGCTTCCAACAAGAGCTAATAAAAGAATTGAAAGAATATTCAGGAAGACCTACTGCATTAACATATGCTGAACGTTTATCCGACTATTACGGTGGTGCACGGATTTACTTAAAAAGAGAAGACTTAAACCACACAGGTGCTCACAAGATAAATAATGCGTTGGCGCAAGGTCTATTAGCTAAGAAGATGGGGAAATCTCAAATTATCGCTGAAACAGGAGCAGGACAGCATGGCGTCGCTTCTGCTACTGTAGCTGCTCGATTCGGACTATCTTGTAAAGTGTTTATGGGTGCGGAAGATATGCGGAGACAATCCTTAAACGTGTTTAGAATGCGACTTCTTGGAGCTGAAGTCATTGAAGTAACCTCTGGTGGTAAAACGTTAAAAGATGCCACCAATGAAGCGATTCGCCACTGGGTAGCAAATGTTGACGATACGTTTTATCTAATTGGGAGTGTCGTTGGCCCCCACCCTTATCCTCGAATGGTTAGAGATTTTCAAAGTATTATAGGGGAAGAGAGTAAAAAACAAATGTATGATCGTCTTGGAAGGCTTCCCGATGAAGTAGTGGCGTGTGTCGGTGGTGGTAGTAATGCTATGGGGATGTTTTATCCATTTTTAAACGATGATATTGCCCTAACAGGTATTGAAGCAGCAGGTAAAGGAATCGAGACAGACGATCATGCAGCAACATTAACAAAAGGAAGAAAAGGAGTACTCCACGGGTCGTTGTCTTATTTACTGCAAGATGAAAATGGCAATATTACTGAACCATATTCTATTTCTGCAGGACTAGATTATCCTGGTATAGGACCGGAACATGCTCATTTACGAGACATAGGAAGAGTTCACTATGAAGCAGCAACTGATAAAGAAGCGATGGCTGCTTTAGAGGATTTGTGTAGATTGGAAGGTATATTGCCGGCGATAGAATCAGCCCATGCTCTCGCTTATGTTAAAAAAGAGGCTGGTAAACGTCCTAATAACGAGATTATCCTCGTTTGTTTATCCGGAAGAGGAGACAAAGATGTTCACACGATTCAAGAAGTGTTAGGGGGAAATGAGGGATGA
- the trpC gene encoding indole-3-glycerol phosphate synthase TrpC, translating to MMTILDKIVAKKKEELSSLTIPEARVLDTPFRSLKNALLTSIHPLGIIAEIKQASPSKGLLTDNFHPLSIAATYEEIGVSGISVLTDETFFKGHADDLSAVKNRVNVPVLRKDFIINEKQVVYSERIGADAILLIAAILEGSQLAELYDQASELGMEVLVEVHNEEEIEKVLTYIKPAMIGVNNRDLTTFETHLSTTERLRPLVASDETLFISESGIHTKKDVECLLKNQVHGMLVGEAFMRSTNKQQFLNSLFYEGEN from the coding sequence ATCATGACGATACTAGACAAAATTGTTGCTAAAAAAAAGGAAGAGCTATCTTCGTTAACTATACCAGAGGCTAGAGTGCTTGATACACCGTTTCGGTCGTTAAAAAACGCTTTACTAACGTCCATTCATCCACTAGGTATTATTGCAGAAATAAAACAGGCAAGCCCTTCAAAAGGGCTATTAACCGATAATTTTCATCCTCTTTCCATTGCGGCAACTTATGAAGAAATAGGAGTATCTGGTATTTCAGTCCTGACTGATGAGACATTTTTTAAAGGTCATGCTGATGATTTGTCAGCAGTCAAAAATCGTGTCAACGTGCCTGTGTTGAGAAAAGATTTTATAATAAATGAAAAGCAAGTGGTGTATTCTGAGCGGATTGGAGCCGATGCTATTCTATTAATTGCAGCTATTTTAGAGGGTTCACAGTTAGCTGAACTATATGATCAGGCATCTGAGCTTGGAATGGAAGTGCTCGTAGAAGTGCATAACGAGGAAGAAATTGAAAAGGTGTTAACCTATATAAAGCCAGCTATGATAGGTGTGAATAATCGTGATTTGACGACGTTTGAGACACATTTATCGACAACAGAGAGATTACGTCCTTTAGTGGCTTCTGACGAAACGTTATTTATTAGTGAAAGCGGTATTCATACGAAAAAAGACGTAGAATGTCTCTTGAAAAATCAAGTACATGGCATGTTAGTTGGTGAAGCTTTTATGAGAAGCACAAATAAGCAACAGTTTTTAAACTCCCTATTTTATGAGGGGGAGAACTAA
- a CDS encoding protein-glutamate O-methyltransferase CheR: MDDYQKFIEQIYKKTGINLSLYKEAQMKRRLTSLRDKRGFKTFSDYFDELSKQHDLFDEFLQRMTINVSEFFRNPQRWKVLENKILPRLLTDQRKLKIWSAACSTGEEPYSLMMLLHKHLKYEQIDLLATDLDDSILTRAKKGFYPERSLKEVPQDMLDHYFEKEKVGYHVKDEVKKAIKFKQHNLLSDDYEKGFDLIVCRNVMIYFTEQAKDELYFKFSDALKPGGVLFVGSTEQIFQAQRYGFETEDTFFYKKVK; this comes from the coding sequence ATGGATGATTATCAGAAATTTATAGAACAGATTTATAAAAAAACCGGGATCAATTTATCCTTATATAAGGAAGCACAAATGAAGCGCAGATTAACTTCATTAAGAGATAAAAGAGGATTTAAAACGTTCTCAGACTATTTTGATGAACTCTCGAAACAACACGACCTATTTGATGAGTTTTTACAGCGGATGACGATTAATGTGTCAGAATTCTTTAGAAACCCTCAAAGGTGGAAGGTGTTGGAAAATAAAATTCTTCCGAGACTTCTTACAGATCAGCGAAAGTTAAAAATATGGAGTGCAGCTTGCTCTACGGGTGAAGAGCCATACTCTCTCATGATGCTTTTGCATAAGCATCTTAAATATGAGCAGATTGACCTTCTTGCAACAGATCTAGACGATTCTATTTTGACGCGTGCAAAAAAAGGCTTCTATCCCGAACGTTCTCTAAAAGAAGTTCCTCAAGACATGTTGGATCACTATTTTGAAAAAGAAAAGGTTGGCTACCATGTTAAGGACGAAGTGAAAAAAGCAATTAAATTCAAACAGCATAATTTACTTTCTGATGATTATGAAAAAGGGTTTGACTTAATTGTTTGTAGAAACGTTATGATATATTTTACTGAACAAGCAAAAGATGAGCTGTATTTTAAATTTAGTGACGCGTTAAAACCAGGCGGTGTTTTATTTGTTGGAAGCACGGAACAAATTTTTCAAGCACAACGATATGGATTCGAAACGGAAGATACCTTTTTTTATAAAAAAGTAAAATGA
- the aroH gene encoding chorismate mutase, with amino-acid sequence MMTRGIRGATTVQTNNKTEIRKAAADAMSHIIQKNNIRPDDISHVLITVTNDLDAAFPAEGLRSLEGFQYVPIMCAMEIPVPNSLKKCIRLMVTVNTTKSPADIHHIYLNEAVKLRPDLTLTNEQ; translated from the coding sequence ATGATGACGAGAGGTATTCGCGGTGCTACAACTGTTCAGACAAATAACAAAACTGAGATCCGTAAAGCTGCGGCAGACGCCATGTCGCATATTATCCAAAAAAACAATATTCGCCCTGACGACATAAGTCACGTATTGATTACCGTAACAAATGATTTAGATGCAGCATTTCCTGCTGAAGGATTAAGAAGTTTGGAAGGCTTTCAATATGTGCCTATAATGTGTGCGATGGAAATACCTGTTCCAAATAGCTTGAAAAAGTGCATTCGATTAATGGTAACGGTCAATACAACTAAAAGTCCTGCAGATATTCATCATATATATTTAAACGAAGCAGTCAAACTTCGTCCTGACTTAACCTTGACAAACGAACAGTGA